In Armatimonadota bacterium, one genomic interval encodes:
- a CDS encoding SGNH/GDSL hydrolase family protein gives MFSSCLLCCLTAATLHATDLSPTRQWRVIPAALCTSSNEADPAPASRGIDASWSPEPSRSEWFALKLPHGGRFLLTFAVSKTDTPVYAVLERSTDSAGKAWEQVAVQLPRGKLDKFILDSRKAGWWRIRFTFRQKTEPSEVKVSDIGLYDLDVARPDYWLTVGASIQAQSIRNSVFKRMVKERFTGFDPVMFSLAVGGWNSTHLREALPGFLKDHPDAQYVCIHIGGNNVTPNRPYPGGADQLRDDLVTILTMIKDSGKIPILSRLSYRAYKGAKPVPPEENGSGPYVTAIYDPLIKEYCPDFFDEATGKGIVDAYNWFKEHPEELSADGVHVNPTGAESWNRLWAERAGEVIYAR, from the coding sequence GTGTTCAGTTCTTGTCTCCTCTGTTGCCTCACGGCAGCGACCCTACACGCTACTGATCTGTCACCAACAAGGCAGTGGAGAGTCATCCCAGCGGCGCTCTGCACGTCAAGCAACGAAGCTGATCCGGCACCCGCCAGCAGAGGCATTGACGCCTCTTGGAGCCCCGAACCGTCGCGCAGCGAATGGTTCGCCCTCAAGCTTCCCCACGGTGGCCGATTCCTACTCACGTTCGCCGTCTCCAAGACGGACACGCCGGTCTATGCCGTTCTCGAGCGCTCGACGGATTCCGCAGGTAAGGCTTGGGAGCAGGTCGCCGTCCAACTCCCAAGGGGCAAACTCGACAAGTTCATTCTGGACAGTCGCAAGGCCGGGTGGTGGCGGATCAGATTCACATTCAGGCAGAAGACGGAGCCGTCAGAGGTCAAGGTGAGTGACATCGGACTCTACGACCTCGATGTCGCGCGGCCCGACTACTGGCTCACCGTGGGCGCGAGCATCCAAGCCCAGAGCATCAGGAACAGCGTGTTCAAGCGGATGGTGAAGGAGCGATTCACCGGCTTCGACCCCGTGATGTTCAGTCTCGCCGTCGGCGGCTGGAACTCGACGCACCTCCGAGAGGCGCTCCCCGGCTTCCTAAAGGATCACCCCGACGCGCAATACGTCTGCATTCACATCGGAGGGAACAACGTCACGCCGAACCGACCCTACCCCGGCGGCGCGGACCAACTGAGGGATGATCTCGTCACCATATTGACGATGATCAAGGATTCCGGCAAGATTCCCATCCTCTCACGCCTGTCATACCGAGCCTACAAAGGCGCGAAGCCCGTCCCGCCCGAGGAGAACGGCTCCGGCCCTTACGTGACGGCGATCTACGACCCGCTCATCAAGGAGTACTGCCCCGACTTCTTCGACGAGGCGACCGGCAAGGGAATCGTGGACGCGTATAACTGGTTCAAGGAGCATCCCGAGGAGCTCTCCGCGGACGGCGTCCATGTGAACCCGACCGGCGCGGAGTCCTGGAACCGTCTGTGGGCCGAGCGCGCTGGTGAAGTCATCTACGCCAGGTGA
- the metG gene encoding methionine--tRNA ligase codes for MSSLGGKSVPEKAFYITTPIYYVTDMPHVGNASTTIAADVVARFKRLQGRKVLFATGTDENAIKVAEMAQSQGISPQGFVDGIVPRWIEVWKRMHVTYDAFIRTTEERHRMVTEHVFRTLMERGDIYKDSYHGWYCVSDETFFRESEVTDGLCPNAECRKEVRWVEEENYFFRLSAYGDRLLEYFEANPDALGPDFRRNEVLSFIKSGLKDACISRKAYGWGIPVPGDPDKVIYVWFDALLNYLTVAGYLQDDALLTEMWPPDLQLMAKEIFVRFHATMWPAMLMGLGLQLPKRVFAHGFWTIDGQKISKSKGNSISPDEVAEDVAFRSGAEFDIAMDALRYFMMREATFGLDADFSVNALIGRFNADLANDLGNLLNRTLPLLHKHRGGIVPSPVNVLTDLLESEADAVVEHMDRLEFSEALGAIWAVIGRGNKYMEVEAPWKLAKDESCAARLDTVLYTVLDTVRSVAIMIQPFMPCVAQAIWEQLGIEEPLADQTWEDARTVGKLKPGTRTAEPKPIFPRIDTRLQLASHPSHESHIPTAKEEKTVEEQVQEKTYLTFDEFKKIELKVAKIIAAEKVEGADKLLKLRVDLGAEERQVVAGIAQWYTSEELIGREIVLVANLAPRAVRGVESQGMLLAADLDGTAVLLAPDKEVPPGAPVR; via the coding sequence ATGTCATCACTAGGGGGAAAGAGCGTGCCCGAGAAGGCCTTCTACATCACAACGCCCATATACTACGTGACCGACATGCCGCACGTAGGCAATGCTTCCACGACGATTGCGGCGGATGTCGTCGCCCGATTCAAGCGACTGCAGGGCCGCAAGGTCCTCTTCGCGACTGGCACGGACGAGAATGCCATCAAAGTTGCGGAGATGGCGCAGTCGCAGGGTATATCCCCACAGGGCTTCGTTGACGGTATCGTGCCCCGGTGGATCGAGGTGTGGAAGCGCATGCACGTCACTTACGACGCATTCATCCGCACGACGGAGGAGCGCCATCGGATGGTGACCGAGCACGTCTTCCGCACGCTGATGGAACGCGGCGACATATACAAGGACTCCTACCACGGCTGGTACTGCGTCTCCGACGAGACCTTCTTCCGGGAGTCCGAGGTGACCGACGGCCTCTGCCCGAACGCCGAATGCCGCAAGGAGGTCCGCTGGGTCGAGGAGGAGAACTACTTCTTCCGACTCTCCGCGTATGGTGATCGCCTCCTGGAGTACTTCGAGGCGAACCCCGACGCGCTTGGCCCTGACTTCCGGCGCAACGAGGTGCTCAGCTTCATCAAGTCCGGACTGAAGGACGCCTGCATAAGCCGCAAGGCATACGGGTGGGGAATCCCCGTCCCCGGCGATCCCGACAAGGTGATCTACGTCTGGTTCGACGCGCTCCTCAACTACCTCACAGTCGCCGGCTACCTCCAGGACGATGCGCTGCTCACTGAGATGTGGCCGCCCGACCTGCAGCTCATGGCGAAGGAGATATTCGTCCGCTTCCACGCGACGATGTGGCCTGCGATGCTGATGGGCCTCGGGCTTCAGTTGCCGAAAAGGGTTTTCGCGCACGGGTTCTGGACGATTGATGGCCAAAAGATCTCCAAATCGAAGGGCAACTCGATCTCCCCCGACGAAGTGGCGGAGGATGTCGCCTTCCGATCCGGCGCGGAGTTCGACATCGCGATGGACGCCCTCCGATACTTCATGATGCGCGAGGCGACCTTCGGCCTCGACGCAGATTTCTCGGTGAATGCGTTGATCGGCCGCTTCAACGCCGACCTCGCTAACGATCTCGGTAATCTGCTGAACCGCACGCTTCCCCTCCTGCACAAGCACCGCGGCGGAATCGTGCCCTCACCGGTCAACGTGCTGACGGACCTCCTCGAGTCCGAGGCGGATGCCGTCGTCGAGCACATGGACAGGCTGGAGTTCAGCGAGGCCCTCGGCGCGATCTGGGCGGTGATCGGTCGCGGGAACAAGTACATGGAGGTCGAGGCCCCATGGAAGCTGGCTAAGGACGAGTCATGCGCGGCCCGGCTCGACACTGTCCTCTACACCGTGCTCGACACCGTGCGCTCGGTGGCGATCATGATCCAGCCGTTCATGCCCTGCGTCGCCCAGGCGATCTGGGAGCAACTCGGCATCGAAGAGCCGCTAGCCGATCAGACGTGGGAAGACGCCCGAACCGTCGGCAAGCTCAAGCCCGGCACCAGGACCGCCGAGCCAAAGCCGATCTTTCCGAGGATAGACACGAGGCTCCAGCTAGCGTCTCATCCGTCCCATGAGTCCCATATTCCCACCGCCAAGGAGGAGAAGACAGTGGAAGAGCAAGTACAAGAGAAGACCTACCTCACATTCGACGAGTTCAAGAAGATCGAGCTGAAGGTCGCGAAGATCATTGCCGCAGAGAAGGTCGAGGGCGCGGACAAGCTCCTCAAGCTGAGAGTCGACCTCGGCGCCGAGGAGCGCCAGGTCGTCGCCGGGATCGCTCAGTGGTACACCTCCGAGGAACTGATCGGGCGGGAGATCGTGCTGGTGGCGAACCTCGCCCCGAGAGCGGTCAGAGGTGTAGAGTCCCAGGGGATGCTCCTCGCCGCCGACCTCGATGGCACGGCGGTCCTTCTCGCCCCCGACAAGGAAGTCCCCCCGGGCGCCCCGGTCCGCTAG
- a CDS encoding zinc ribbon domain-containing protein — protein sequence MPIYEFECRECGTRFEKLCGVSATDINCSKCGKNDVRKLISLFSSVSRGSDGSFSSSSSCSCGGCSKSSCSGCHH from the coding sequence ATGCCGATATACGAGTTCGAATGCCGAGAGTGCGGGACGAGGTTCGAGAAGCTGTGCGGCGTCAGCGCGACTGATATCAACTGCTCCAAGTGCGGGAAGAACGATGTCAGGAAGCTGATCTCGCTTTTCTCTTCGGTCAGCCGCGGGTCGGACGGGTCGTTCTCGTCATCCTCGTCGTGCTCCTGCGGAGGATGCAGCAAGTCGAGTTGCTCTGGATGTCATCACTAG
- a CDS encoding stage 0 sporulation family protein, producing MPVVVGISFKKVGKVYYFDPNGIELREGDFVIAATSRGIEFGEVMSEPKEVPQEELVAQLKKIVRKASIEDFEREDLNRRKEKDAFEICQQKVLEHKLPMKLIDAEYCFDGSQIVFFFSAESRVDFRDLVKDLAQTFKTKVQLHQVGVRDEAKLFGGLGPCGRPLCCASFLAGFEPVSMRMAKEQCLFLNPIKFSGVCGKLMCCLKYEYPTYREAKSRLPKVNAVVATPRGPGKVVDVNVIRESVGVELENGVVVHFAAVHLDFPANARRDHADEDHETDLPDAVCDGECGCDDCSGRVTARDLLRLEEGEES from the coding sequence ATGCCCGTTGTAGTCGGTATCAGCTTCAAGAAAGTCGGAAAAGTATACTATTTCGATCCCAACGGCATCGAGCTGCGTGAGGGAGATTTCGTCATCGCCGCGACCTCGCGCGGCATCGAGTTCGGCGAAGTCATGTCTGAGCCGAAGGAGGTGCCGCAGGAGGAACTCGTAGCTCAGCTTAAGAAGATCGTCCGCAAGGCAAGCATCGAGGACTTCGAGCGTGAGGACTTGAACCGGCGCAAGGAGAAGGATGCCTTTGAAATCTGCCAGCAGAAAGTTCTGGAGCACAAACTGCCGATGAAGCTGATCGATGCCGAATACTGCTTCGACGGTTCGCAGATAGTCTTCTTCTTCTCTGCCGAGTCTAGGGTGGACTTTCGGGATCTGGTCAAAGATCTTGCTCAGACCTTCAAGACGAAGGTTCAGTTGCACCAGGTCGGTGTCAGAGACGAGGCGAAGCTGTTCGGAGGTCTCGGCCCATGCGGGCGTCCGCTCTGTTGTGCCTCGTTCCTCGCCGGATTCGAGCCGGTCTCGATGCGTATGGCGAAGGAGCAGTGCCTCTTCCTGAATCCCATTAAGTTTTCGGGCGTCTGCGGCAAGCTGATGTGCTGCCTGAAGTACGAGTACCCGACCTACCGCGAAGCGAAAAGCCGCCTTCCGAAGGTGAACGCTGTGGTTGCTACGCCGCGGGGACCGGGCAAGGTTGTGGACGTCAACGTCATCAGGGAAAGCGTTGGGGTTGAGCTGGAGAATGGCGTCGTTGTTCACTTCGCGGCGGTTCATCTCGATTTTCCGGCTAACGCTCGGAGAGACCATGCCGATGAGGATCACGAGACGGATCTTCCCGACGCGGTATGCGATGGCGAATGCGGCTGCGACGACTGCTCCGGAAGAGTTACTGCGCGGGATCTCCTGCGGTTGGAAGAGGGCGAGGAGTCGTAA
- a CDS encoding sigma-70 family RNA polymerase sigma factor, giving the protein MPYESESDRALVARTVSGDRAAFETLHRRYYQAIYRLAYMQASNHADAEDIASETFCRAYHRIGHFGFRQCDSLYPWLHRIAVNLCVDLCRDRIAHSAVSLDTPTIEGARSILESLESVEPRPEEILERMEVQELVRQAISALVEDQRDAVVYRFLADMTINEIAGAMQRSEGAVKSLLHRAMIALRKEVVDRLGKIGRTDVIGRSEEKTDVRGDSVRVHRRIE; this is encoded by the coding sequence ATGCCCTACGAATCCGAGAGCGATCGGGCTCTTGTAGCGCGCACGGTTTCCGGCGATCGGGCGGCGTTTGAGACACTTCATCGCCGCTACTATCAGGCTATCTACCGGCTGGCATACATGCAGGCGAGCAACCACGCCGATGCCGAGGATATCGCTTCGGAGACTTTCTGCCGCGCATACCATCGTATCGGACACTTCGGTTTCAGGCAGTGCGACAGTCTCTATCCGTGGCTGCATCGCATTGCGGTTAACCTCTGCGTTGATCTCTGCAGGGATCGCATCGCGCACTCTGCTGTTTCGCTCGACACTCCGACGATTGAGGGTGCCCGAAGCATACTGGAGAGTCTCGAGTCGGTTGAGCCGCGCCCTGAAGAGATCCTTGAGCGCATGGAGGTGCAGGAACTCGTCCGCCAGGCGATATCGGCTCTTGTGGAGGATCAGCGCGACGCCGTGGTGTACCGATTCCTTGCCGACATGACGATCAATGAGATAGCGGGGGCCATGCAGAGAAGCGAGGGCGCCGTGAAATCGCTGCTCCATAGGGCGATGATCGCGCTCCGCAAGGAGGTGGTCGATCGTCTTGGCAAGATCGGGCGAACCGATGTGATCGGCCGCTCGGAGGAGAAGACGGATGTCCGAGGAGATTCTGTCCGAGTTCATAGAAGAATTGAATAA
- a CDS encoding YfhO family protein has product MMPFVFFAVLAVILLWPLAMGDSLLPAPMLGRMSPWGAEVAAGSVHWDALRWDGIAYFYPSRQLLARSLEGGELPLWNPYQMCGMPFLASPQSAVLYPPNWLFAVLPVDLTFGLLAFLHLLAAGSFTYLFLRSVGLGSIACIFGGTAFMLSGWSVVWLELPALLASGVWLPLTLYLVSIAWERRSPLHASLAGGAMALSLLGGHPQIWFYGVMAVASYSMFLAICRRKTTPIIWSARLAVSMLVVGFLLAAPQLLPTMELASLSHRGGGVPTEEGYQAYRALSMPFRHMIGLLVPDFYGSPARGSYWGSGEYAEFCGYVGMLPLILIPLSLTGERRRNSAFFAACAATALLMATGTGVNRLLYFGIPGFAHSGSPARALYLYTFAVAVLGATGLDRLLDPEARRLVRVGHVCLASGAALLLACVTLFLANAAWVRSIALVSAVDLLVSAFSPVVTAAALLMIGLAVAFLAAAGRVRAQLVGGVAVGLLAADLLFFGIGYNLYSTRSEIYPETDAVVRLRSLAGEGRIMPINLEWKLRSFPSTVFPPNAATAYGLLDVQGYDSLYPVRYKRLLDGAAGRDSSPPENGNMVFASGISPSTRDLLGVRWLLSSERSSGALELARGCYAYENETALPRVFVVRRVRRTTDPESLGLIVRGEVDLRSEALVYDSMRPLAQAASGSARIRNHTCNRVVIDVDNPDAPGLLVLTDQHYPGWVARIEGKLVTVHRVNYCFRGVVVPKGRYTVVFSFEPRSLRNGLLLAFSGLLIVASTALVSGLRSRGGRL; this is encoded by the coding sequence GTGATGCCATTCGTCTTCTTTGCGGTACTGGCCGTGATTCTGCTCTGGCCTCTAGCGATGGGAGACAGCCTTCTGCCGGCACCAATGCTGGGCCGCATGTCGCCCTGGGGCGCGGAGGTTGCGGCTGGCTCGGTGCACTGGGATGCACTGAGATGGGACGGAATCGCCTATTTCTATCCCTCTAGACAACTGCTGGCCAGGTCTCTCGAGGGTGGAGAACTTCCGCTCTGGAATCCCTACCAGATGTGCGGCATGCCGTTCCTTGCCAGTCCGCAGTCCGCGGTTCTCTATCCCCCGAACTGGCTCTTCGCCGTCCTGCCAGTGGACCTGACGTTCGGGCTTCTGGCGTTCCTCCATCTGCTCGCCGCCGGGTCATTCACATACCTCTTCCTGCGCAGCGTCGGACTGGGGTCTATTGCCTGTATCTTCGGCGGGACTGCCTTCATGCTGAGCGGTTGGAGTGTGGTGTGGCTGGAACTTCCGGCTCTGCTGGCAAGCGGAGTATGGCTGCCGCTGACACTCTATCTCGTTTCTATTGCCTGGGAGCGGCGCTCGCCTCTCCATGCGTCACTCGCCGGTGGGGCGATGGCATTGTCCTTGCTCGGAGGGCATCCTCAGATCTGGTTCTACGGAGTGATGGCCGTTGCCTCGTACTCGATGTTCCTTGCGATCTGCAGACGCAAGACCACTCCGATCATCTGGTCGGCTCGATTGGCCGTCTCGATGTTAGTCGTCGGCTTCCTGCTTGCAGCGCCTCAACTTCTGCCAACCATGGAGTTAGCCTCTTTGTCCCACCGCGGAGGTGGCGTTCCCACGGAGGAGGGTTACCAGGCATATAGAGCGCTCTCGATGCCGTTCCGACACATGATTGGACTCCTGGTGCCCGACTTCTACGGGAGTCCGGCCCGCGGTAGCTACTGGGGCAGCGGCGAATACGCCGAGTTTTGTGGCTACGTGGGCATGCTTCCGCTGATTCTGATCCCACTGTCCCTTACTGGAGAGCGAAGGCGCAACTCCGCGTTCTTTGCGGCGTGTGCGGCAACGGCGCTGCTGATGGCGACGGGAACGGGAGTCAACCGCCTTCTCTACTTCGGGATTCCGGGGTTCGCACATTCTGGCTCGCCTGCCAGAGCCCTGTACCTGTACACCTTCGCCGTCGCCGTTCTCGGAGCGACGGGTCTTGACCGTCTCCTAGATCCTGAAGCTCGACGGCTTGTACGCGTGGGACACGTCTGCCTTGCTTCAGGCGCGGCACTACTGCTTGCGTGTGTGACCCTCTTCCTCGCAAATGCGGCCTGGGTGCGGAGCATCGCATTGGTGTCTGCGGTTGATCTGCTGGTATCGGCATTTTCGCCTGTAGTGACGGCGGCTGCGTTGTTGATGATCGGCTTGGCGGTGGCCTTCCTGGCGGCTGCGGGGCGAGTAAGAGCTCAGCTGGTAGGGGGGGTTGCGGTCGGACTGCTCGCCGCTGATCTTCTGTTCTTCGGCATCGGGTACAACCTCTACAGTACCAGGAGCGAAATCTACCCTGAAACTGACGCCGTCGTCAGGTTGAGATCTCTTGCCGGGGAAGGGCGCATCATGCCGATCAACTTAGAGTGGAAGCTACGGAGCTTTCCCTCGACCGTCTTTCCTCCAAACGCAGCCACGGCGTACGGGTTGCTCGATGTTCAAGGATACGATTCACTCTATCCAGTGCGGTACAAGCGTCTACTGGATGGCGCCGCAGGACGTGACTCGAGCCCGCCGGAGAACGGCAACATGGTGTTTGCCTCGGGAATATCGCCCTCCACGCGTGACCTGCTGGGGGTGCGGTGGCTGCTCTCCTCGGAGAGATCCTCTGGCGCTCTGGAACTTGCTCGCGGCTGTTACGCATACGAAAACGAAACAGCGCTTCCGAGGGTGTTTGTCGTGCGTCGGGTGCGTCGGACTACCGACCCGGAATCGCTGGGTCTTATCGTGCGAGGGGAAGTGGACCTTCGTTCGGAAGCGCTGGTGTACGACAGTATGCGGCCTCTGGCGCAGGCGGCATCCGGCTCCGCTCGGATTCGTAACCACACTTGTAACCGAGTGGTCATTGACGTTGACAACCCGGATGCGCCCGGCTTGCTCGTGCTGACCGATCAGCATTATCCGGGATGGGTCGCTCGTATAGAGGGAAAGCTGGTCACGGTGCACCGTGTCAACTACTGCTTCCGAGGTGTAGTAGTGCCGAAGGGTCGGTATACGGTCGTGTTCTCTTTCGAGCCCCGCTCGTTGAGGAACGGTCTACTCCTGGCCTTTTCGGGATTGCTCATTGTGGCTAGTACCGCTCTCGTGAGCGGACTGCGTTCGCGAGGGGGCAGACTGTGA
- a CDS encoding EamA family transporter gives MPKPSYIPILMILVNVMLGSMGQLSLKHGVNTLGGLSAGPGIPGLLIGSLRAILTPYVFMGFALYGISAIIWLNILSHVRLSIAYPMISLSYVVVVLLSSVLLKEKVSPVTIAGLLMICIGVSLIGLGYSQNR, from the coding sequence GTGCCGAAGCCGTCCTACATCCCCATACTGATGATCCTGGTGAACGTCATGCTAGGCTCGATGGGTCAGCTCTCATTGAAGCACGGTGTGAACACCCTTGGGGGGCTCAGTGCGGGCCCAGGCATCCCGGGTCTGCTGATCGGATCACTGAGGGCCATATTGACGCCCTATGTCTTCATGGGATTCGCGCTATACGGTATCAGTGCGATCATCTGGCTTAACATCCTGAGCCATGTGCGCCTCAGCATCGCCTATCCGATGATAAGCCTGAGTTATGTCGTCGTCGTGCTTCTATCGTCCGTGCTGCTCAAGGAGAAGGTCAGCCCGGTGACGATCGCCGGCCTGCTCATGATCTGCATCGGCGTCAGCCTGATTGGGCTGGGCTACAGCCAGAACCGGTAG
- a CDS encoding corrinoid protein, translated as MFDYEELTNALISGKAPIVKELTERALAEGESPQDVLTKGLVAGMNVVGQRFKNNEFYVPEVLIAARAMKNGMEVLRPKLVETGVQPVATVAIGTVRGDLHDIGKNLVAMMMEGAGFDIMDLGVDVKPEQFVEAVKSGAGLVCLSALLTTTMPAMGETINALKDAGARGNCRIMIGGAPVTQNYADEIGADGYAPDAASAVDAAKALLSIN; from the coding sequence ATGTTCGACTATGAGGAACTGACCAACGCGCTGATCAGTGGAAAGGCGCCGATCGTCAAGGAATTGACAGAGAGGGCGCTGGCCGAGGGTGAGAGTCCGCAGGACGTTCTGACCAAGGGCCTTGTGGCGGGCATGAACGTCGTTGGGCAGCGCTTCAAGAACAATGAGTTCTACGTTCCGGAAGTGTTGATCGCGGCGAGAGCGATGAAGAACGGTATGGAAGTCCTGCGGCCCAAGCTGGTCGAAACTGGAGTGCAGCCGGTTGCGACTGTTGCCATCGGCACGGTTCGGGGCGACCTGCACGACATCGGCAAGAATCTCGTCGCCATGATGATGGAGGGCGCAGGGTTCGACATCATGGACCTCGGTGTGGACGTCAAGCCGGAGCAGTTTGTTGAGGCGGTCAAGAGCGGTGCCGGACTGGTGTGCCTGTCAGCGCTTCTGACTACGACGATGCCTGCTATGGGGGAGACGATCAACGCTCTGAAGGATGCAGGCGCGCGCGGCAACTGCAGAATAATGATCGGCGGGGCTCCCGTCACGCAGAACTATGCGGACGAGATCGGGGCTGATGGGTATGCTCCCGATGCGGCAAGCGCGGTGGACGCCGCGAAGGCCTTGCTCAGCATCAACTGA
- a CDS encoding DUF4445 domain-containing protein, protein MSSSENISIVFQPGGKSVSVGRGSALRQAIEEHDIGLAFPCGGKGRCGKCKVLFEEGAPPATPNEDAKLTEAEIAAGYRLGCDALLPEDAVVRVDETRGLLDAHVLASGAKREIRIAPRITKRHAIVPAPSTSDLRSDLTRIVDELGSGPERVKMPLPQLRSLGRRVRRSGFSVTGVFSLGDLIGIEEGDTTDYCFGAAFDIGTTTIAGYLMDLSSGRQLSVASGMNPQTRIGDDVISRINYTMQEPKGLARMRRDVVGEINRLLDVLLRASGVKRSSVYDVAIVGNTCMSHLFLGIDPRHLAASPYVPAVSSSLCLVAGDSGIRISRSGTVRVLPSIAGFVGADTVGMILSSRLRESDVPMLAVDIGTNGEIVLGLGGRMLACSTAAGPALEGAHIRHGMRAAPGAVDTVCMESGEISFSTVGCVSPIGICGSGLLDAVVCMCQAGIVESNGRIVDSTELPKGHHLRDRVVQGERGSDFLLVRAEESANGKPIVVTQRDVREVQLAKGAIATGIRTLMECGGVGPEDLGSVVLAGAFGNYMRKESAVALGLIPDVPLGLVHSIGNAAGEGAKLALLSTEIFAEADEIAESVEYIELTIHPGFQDRFSEELMFGCSADA, encoded by the coding sequence TTGAGTTCATCTGAAAACATTAGCATCGTATTTCAACCGGGCGGGAAATCCGTATCGGTCGGCAGAGGCTCTGCACTACGCCAGGCGATTGAGGAACATGACATCGGCCTGGCGTTTCCGTGCGGTGGCAAGGGGCGATGCGGAAAGTGCAAGGTGCTGTTCGAGGAAGGCGCACCGCCGGCTACTCCCAACGAGGATGCCAAGCTGACTGAAGCAGAGATTGCGGCGGGATACCGCCTCGGCTGTGATGCTCTACTGCCTGAGGACGCAGTTGTTCGCGTAGACGAAACCCGTGGCTTGCTCGATGCTCATGTACTCGCCTCCGGCGCCAAGCGGGAGATTCGCATCGCGCCGCGGATAACGAAGAGACACGCGATAGTGCCCGCACCGAGCACGTCGGATCTGAGATCGGATTTGACACGAATTGTCGACGAACTCGGATCCGGCCCTGAGCGGGTGAAAATGCCTCTTCCACAACTCCGCAGTCTGGGCAGGCGAGTTCGCCGATCAGGGTTCTCGGTCACAGGGGTGTTTTCGCTGGGAGACCTGATCGGTATCGAGGAGGGAGACACCACGGACTATTGCTTCGGAGCGGCATTCGATATCGGCACTACGACAATCGCGGGATACCTGATGGACCTGTCGAGTGGACGTCAGCTCTCGGTCGCTTCCGGCATGAACCCTCAGACGCGGATAGGAGATGACGTCATCAGCCGCATCAACTACACGATGCAGGAACCGAAAGGCCTCGCGCGAATGCGACGGGATGTCGTCGGTGAGATCAACCGCCTGCTTGACGTGCTGCTTCGCGCTTCCGGGGTCAAGAGGTCGTCGGTCTACGATGTCGCGATCGTGGGCAACACCTGTATGAGCCATCTCTTCCTTGGTATTGACCCGAGGCATCTCGCGGCTTCGCCCTATGTACCTGCCGTTAGTAGCAGTCTCTGTCTTGTGGCGGGGGACTCAGGTATTCGTATCAGCAGGTCAGGCACGGTTCGGGTACTGCCAAGCATCGCGGGATTCGTCGGTGCGGACACCGTGGGGATGATCCTCTCATCCCGCCTGAGGGAATCAGATGTGCCGATGCTTGCTGTGGATATTGGCACAAACGGGGAGATTGTGCTAGGATTGGGCGGCCGTATGCTCGCATGCTCGACGGCGGCGGGTCCCGCCTTAGAGGGTGCCCATATCCGGCACGGCATGAGAGCTGCCCCGGGAGCAGTTGACACTGTCTGCATGGAGTCCGGCGAGATTAGCTTCAGCACGGTCGGGTGTGTGAGTCCCATCGGAATATGCGGGTCGGGTCTTCTCGATGCCGTCGTTTGCATGTGCCAGGCAGGAATTGTCGAATCGAATGGGCGAATAGTAGATTCGACCGAGTTGCCGAAAGGACACCATCTGAGGGATAGGGTAGTTCAAGGCGAGCGGGGTAGTGACTTCCTGCTGGTGAGGGCCGAGGAATCGGCGAACGGCAAGCCTATAGTAGTTACGCAGCGCGATGTTCGGGAAGTCCAGTTGGCAAAGGGTGCGATCGCCACGGGAATCCGCACATTGATGGAGTGCGGAGGTGTCGGACCGGAGGACTTGGGGAGCGTAGTTCTCGCCGGCGCTTTTGGAAACTACATGCGCAAGGAGAGCGCAGTGGCGCTCGGCCTGATTCCCGATGTGCCGCTTGGTCTGGTGCACTCGATAGGCAACGCGGCCGGCGAGGGCGCGAAACTGGCCCTGCTCTCGACCGAGATTTTCGCGGAGGCGGATGAGATCGCCGAATCGGTGGAGTACATCGAACTCACTATTCATCCGGGTTTTCAGGACAGATTTTCCGAGGAACTCATGTTCGGCTGTTCGGCTGACGCGTGA
- a CDS encoding tetratricopeptide repeat protein, with product MSEIEDRLRQGIAYKVEGKYDEATAELQTVLSHDCSHVEAHRQLGLVYCFQGLFDESVEELRRAVELDPESVDARNDLGLTYCMLGMMDEAKAEFEAVLSRDPSNETALKNMVYF from the coding sequence ATGAGCGAGATCGAGGATCGCCTCCGTCAGGGTATTGCATACAAAGTCGAGGGCAAGTACGACGAAGCAACCGCGGAGCTTCAGACGGTGTTGTCGCACGACTGCTCTCACGTCGAGGCTCACAGGCAGTTGGGGCTTGTCTACTGCTTCCAAGGCCTGTTCGATGAGTCTGTGGAGGAACTGCGAAGGGCCGTCGAACTCGATCCTGAGAGTGTGGACGCACGCAACGATCTTGGTCTCACCTATTGCATGCTCGGGATGATGGACGAGGCAAAGGCCGAGTTTGAGGCGGTGTTGAGTCGGGACCCTAGCAACGAGACTGCGCTCAAGAACATGGTCTATTTCTGA